A single region of the Flavobacteriales bacterium genome encodes:
- a CDS encoding biopolymer transporter ExbD has protein sequence MAKFRKDGKRETPGISTSSLPDIVFMLLFFFMVATKMRTAEDLVRTQLPTLSEVEKVENKSLVIYILVGPPVNTNLGDAPRIQFDGKFGVVLESKDEPGLGVRTFVRMKKDQQDARFRDYLTTALKVDKVVKMGLIQDIKQELRKENSLKLMYSAAEGEIEGY, from the coding sequence ATGGCAAAATTTAGAAAAGACGGAAAAAGAGAAACGCCAGGTATTAGCACCTCGTCGCTTCCTGATATTGTTTTCATGCTATTATTCTTCTTTATGGTGGCAACAAAAATGCGTACCGCAGAAGATTTGGTTAGAACGCAACTCCCCACATTGTCAGAAGTGGAGAAGGTTGAAAACAAATCCTTGGTAATTTATATTTTGGTTGGACCTCCGGTAAACACCAATTTGGGCGATGCTCCAAGAATACAATTTGATGGAAAATTTGGAGTGGTTCTTGAGTCTAAAGATGAACCCGGTTTAGGAGTTCGAACATTTGTTAGAATGAAAAAAGATCAGCAAGATGCCCGTTTCAGAGACTATCTGACTACTGCCCTTAAAGTGGACAAGGTGGTTAAGATGGGCTTGATACAAGACATCAAACAAGAGCTAAGAAAAGAAAACTCTTTAAAATTGATGTATAGTGCCGCCGAGGGTGAGATAGAAGGATATTAA
- a CDS encoding MotA/TolQ/ExbB proton channel family protein, with protein MKRQIVLILALAMFLGLNLNAKAQDKNAEATQTETKVDSANTENAGEAAPAEEVEGEAKAEKKNTKKDKLGIPVIRDKFIEGDPTFMALPLICLILGLAIAIERLVSLFMMSTNNDKFISKVESALQSGGIEGAKDVARNTRGPVASIFYQGLDRADEGLDQVEKSVVSYGSVQMGQLEKGLVWISLFIALAPMLGFLGTVVGMIQAFDTIEQKGDTNPKDVAGGIKVALLTTVAGLIVAIILQLFYNMLVSKIDSIVNNMEDSSIKLVDMLIKNKAVKA; from the coding sequence ATGAAAAGACAAATTGTATTGATTCTGGCACTGGCAATGTTCTTGGGTTTGAATCTTAATGCGAAAGCTCAAGACAAAAATGCTGAAGCAACTCAAACAGAAACAAAAGTAGATTCTGCAAATACTGAAAATGCAGGAGAAGCAGCACCTGCTGAGGAAGTTGAGGGCGAAGCTAAAGCCGAAAAGAAAAACACCAAAAAAGACAAATTAGGTATTCCCGTAATCCGCGACAAGTTTATTGAGGGTGACCCCACGTTCATGGCGTTACCGCTTATCTGTTTGATACTTGGTTTGGCCATAGCTATTGAGCGTTTGGTTTCATTATTTATGATGTCAACCAACAATGACAAATTTATTTCTAAAGTGGAGAGTGCTTTGCAATCTGGCGGCATAGAAGGTGCCAAAGACGTGGCTCGAAATACAAGAGGTCCTGTTGCCAGCATTTTCTATCAAGGTTTGGATAGAGCTGATGAAGGTCTTGATCAGGTAGAAAAATCTGTGGTATCCTATGGCTCGGTACAAATGGGTCAATTGGAAAAAGGCTTGGTTTGGATATCATTGTTTATTGCCCTTGCCCCAATGCTTGGTTTCTTGGGAACGGTAGTGGGTATGATTCAAGCGTTTGACACCATTGAGCAAAAAGGAGATACCAACCCAAAAGACGTGGCAGGAGGTATTAAAGTGGCACTTTTAACAACGGTTGCCGGTTTGATTGTTGCCATCATTCTTCAATTGTTTTACAACATGTTGGTTTCTAAAATCGACAGTATTGTGAACAATATGGAAGATTCATCAATCAAATTGGTTGATATGCTTATTAAAAACAAAGCAGTTAAGGCTTAA
- a CDS encoding YbjQ family protein, protein MIITNTPDIANREISEVLGICRGSTVRARNVGRDIFAGLKNIVGGEISEYTKLQAESREQALQRMEDDAKRMGADAIVNVRLTTAAIMQGAAEILAYGTAVKLK, encoded by the coding sequence ATGATTATTACAAACACACCCGACATTGCCAACAGAGAAATATCAGAGGTTTTAGGTATCTGCCGTGGCTCAACCGTGCGTGCCCGAAACGTGGGCCGCGATATTTTTGCCGGACTAAAAAACATTGTCGGCGGCGAAATAAGCGAATACACAAAATTGCAGGCCGAAAGCCGCGAGCAGGCTTTGCAACGTATGGAAGATGATGCCAAACGCATGGGTGCTGATGCTATTGTAAATGTTCGGCTTACCACCGCTGCCATCATGCAAGGAGCAGCCGAAATACTTGCTTATGGCACGGCCGTTAAGCTAAAATAA
- a CDS encoding biopolymer transporter ExbD — protein sequence MPRKSRGIPEVNAGSMADIAFLLLVFFLVTSHMNQDKGLKVVLPPYIDAKEKKEEIRINERNILKVLVNGNDELLVEGGRMRIDELTEITKMHLLNEGRDPNFSDSSQIAIVSLQHAKSTTYQRYVEVYNELIRGYDEVRDEYSKRKFGRPFNQLVKKGDEFNEVVKKYPLKISEAEPFQSQL from the coding sequence ATGCCACGCAAAAGTAGAGGAATACCCGAAGTAAACGCCGGCTCCATGGCCGACATCGCTTTTCTTTTGTTGGTATTCTTTTTGGTTACCAGCCACATGAATCAGGACAAAGGGCTGAAAGTTGTTCTTCCTCCTTATATTGATGCCAAAGAGAAGAAGGAAGAAATTCGAATTAACGAACGAAACATCTTAAAAGTTCTTGTCAACGGTAACGATGAATTATTGGTTGAAGGCGGTAGAATGAGAATCGATGAGTTGACGGAAATAACAAAAATGCATTTGCTCAACGAAGGTCGCGACCCAAATTTTTCTGATTCATCACAAATAGCTATTGTTTCATTGCAGCATGCCAAGTCCACCACCTATCAACGGTATGTAGAAGTATATAACGAATTGATTCGTGGCTATGATGAGGTACGTGATGAGTATTCAAAACGAAAATTTGGCCGTCCGTTTAACCAACTTGTTAAAAAAGGGGATGAATTTAATGAGGTAGTTAAAAAGTATCCATTAAAGATTTCGGAAGCAGAACCATTTCAATCACAACTGTAA
- a CDS encoding MoaD/ThiS family protein has translation MEVLAFGIARDIIGKSNFTLSDPTIKTVEDFRNYFYQKYPDLLKLNSLAIAVNEQYAHNDFLLNDFDEIALIPPVSGG, from the coding sequence ATGGAAGTTTTAGCATTTGGCATTGCTCGGGATATAATCGGTAAATCGAATTTTACCCTTTCTGACCCCACGATAAAAACTGTAGAGGATTTTAGAAATTATTTTTATCAGAAATACCCTGATTTACTGAAATTGAACAGTTTGGCTATAGCTGTCAACGAACAATATGCACACAACGACTTCTTGCTGAATGACTTTGACGAAATTGCCCTGATTCCGCCAGTGAGCGGTGGCTAA
- a CDS encoding polyprenyl synthetase family protein translates to MSGGLKDIQRPISEELVEFEKRFRQSMKSRVALLDTIMTYIVKRKGKQMRPMFVLHSAKLFGNINERSHRGASLVELLHTATLVHDDVVDDANKRRGFFSINALWKNKVAVLVGDYLLSKGLLLSLKNKDFDMLEILSTAVEEMSEGELLQMEKARKLDITEDVYFDIISKKTASLIASCCAIGAASANQSADTIEKMSLFGLYTGIAFQIKDDLFDYGDADVGKPTGIDIKEKKMTLPLIYALSKAEKSQKRKLIRIIKSDKKSKTDVQQVVDYVIQSGGIDYANQHLSLYHQKAIETLNSIETLNDKSHLIDLVNYVIHRKK, encoded by the coding sequence ATGTCAGGTGGTTTAAAAGATATTCAAAGGCCCATTTCGGAGGAACTCGTTGAGTTCGAAAAGCGATTTCGTCAAAGCATGAAAAGTCGTGTGGCTCTGCTCGATACCATCATGACATACATTGTAAAACGCAAAGGCAAGCAAATGCGGCCGATGTTTGTGTTGCATAGTGCCAAGTTGTTTGGAAACATAAATGAACGCAGCCATCGCGGTGCTTCTTTGGTTGAATTGCTACACACAGCCACCTTGGTGCACGACGATGTGGTGGACGATGCCAACAAGCGAAGGGGTTTTTTTTCGATTAATGCTTTATGGAAAAATAAAGTTGCCGTGTTAGTCGGCGACTATCTGCTTTCAAAAGGCCTCCTATTATCCTTAAAAAACAAAGATTTTGATATGCTCGAAATTCTTTCTACCGCCGTTGAAGAAATGAGCGAGGGGGAATTGCTACAAATGGAAAAAGCCCGAAAACTGGATATAACCGAAGATGTCTATTTTGATATTATCTCAAAAAAAACAGCTTCACTCATTGCAAGCTGTTGTGCCATTGGTGCAGCCTCTGCCAACCAATCTGCTGACACGATAGAAAAAATGAGTCTTTTTGGACTATACACGGGCATAGCATTTCAGATTAAAGATGATTTGTTCGACTATGGAGATGCAGATGTGGGTAAACCCACTGGCATAGACATTAAGGAGAAGAAGATGACCTTACCCCTTATTTATGCACTATCTAAAGCAGAAAAATCTCAAAAAAGAAAACTCATACGCATTATCAAATCCGACAAAAAAAGTAAAACCGATGTACAACAAGTGGTTGACTATGTTATTCAGTCAGGAGGCATTGATTATGCAAACCAACATTTAAGTCTTTATCATCAAAAAGCCATCGAAACTTTGAATAGCATTGAAACGTTAAACGACAAATCACATTTGATTGATTTGGTAAATTATGTTATACATCGCAAAAAATAA
- a CDS encoding sulfite exporter TauE/SafE family protein: MHYLLFYLVALIYSSVGFGGGSGYLAILSFANKSVVEYRLIALVCNLVVVAGNTFWHFKNKTFQLKKLIPFVVASVPMSFLGGSIVLPETHFKLLLGFTLLFAGIVMLWQLNTTEINLKISTNPRFSAFVGGIIGFISGLVGIGGGIFLAPILFLTKWDNARKISAAASFFILVNSFSGLVGQITVNPSSVQINTIWPFVLAVFIGGQIGARLNFKQLKQEQIKAMTAMLVIFAGLRILYKFV, translated from the coding sequence GTGCATTATTTGCTTTTTTACTTGGTTGCCTTAATTTACTCCAGCGTTGGTTTTGGAGGAGGTTCGGGCTATTTGGCCATTCTATCATTCGCCAATAAATCTGTGGTAGAATATAGATTGATAGCCTTGGTTTGCAACCTTGTTGTTGTGGCCGGAAACACGTTTTGGCATTTCAAAAACAAAACATTCCAGCTAAAAAAACTGATCCCATTTGTCGTTGCCAGTGTTCCAATGTCTTTTTTAGGTGGTAGCATTGTATTGCCCGAAACGCATTTTAAACTGTTGTTGGGCTTCACTCTTCTGTTTGCTGGAATTGTAATGCTTTGGCAATTAAACACCACTGAAATAAACCTAAAAATAAGCACCAACCCGAGGTTTAGTGCATTTGTCGGCGGCATTATTGGATTTATTTCCGGATTGGTGGGTATTGGTGGTGGCATTTTTTTGGCTCCTATCTTATTTTTAACCAAATGGGACAATGCACGAAAAATATCAGCGGCTGCCAGTTTTTTTATCCTTGTAAACTCTTTTTCCGGACTTGTCGGGCAAATTACGGTCAATCCGTCATCGGTCCAAATCAATACCATCTGGCCCTTTGTATTGGCTGTTTTTATTGGTGGACAAATTGGAGCTCGATTAAATTTTAAACAATTAAAACAAGAACAAATAAAAGCTATGACTGCCATGCTGGTTATTTTTGCCGGACTACGCATATTATATAAGTTTGTTTAA
- the ligA gene encoding NAD-dependent DNA ligase LigA, whose protein sequence is MSEQIQQKIKQLTDELKQHNYSYYVLAMPEISDREFDQKLKELEKLEQAYPQYKDQNSPTSIVGGGITKEFETIKHDTPMLSLGNTYSQQELIDFDNRIKKLIGDDFEYTCELKFDGFAIGLKYIDGKLARALTRGDGVQGDDVTTNVKTIRSIPHHLSGNFPAEVEVRGEIFMHRKAFEKMNTEREAAGEKPFANPRNSAAGTIKMQEQNEVAKRPLDAFLYHVLGDEKEFTTHHGSLLKAKSWGLPVSDEMRIAKNMEEVWKYIEQWDKKRKELSFDIDGIVVKVNDFALQRELGFTAKSPRWAIAYKFETERASTRLLSISYQVGRTGAITPVANLEPVLLLGTTVKRASLHNADIISELDVRVGDMVYVEKGGEIIPKIVGIDENQRPSNAEKTIFIHQCPECQTELIRKEGEAAHYCPNDNGCPPQIKGRIEHFISRKALNIDSLGEGKIGILYDSNLVKNAADLYQLCFDQLEGLSKTIINEETGDERLISFREKTAQKILDGIEQSKNIPFSQVLYGLGIRFVGATVAKKLANHFKTIHNLRAATFEQLIAVDEIGDKIAESVLDYFSNETNNGIVDQLIAAGLQMEEAEAAAPTSNALGGAKIVVSGVFSHFSRDEIKNEVEKHGGINVSSISAKTDYVLAGENMGPAKLEKAQKLGVKIISEEEFLEMIK, encoded by the coding sequence ATGTCGGAACAAATTCAACAAAAAATAAAACAGCTTACAGATGAACTAAAGCAGCACAACTACAGCTACTATGTGCTGGCCATGCCCGAAATATCAGACCGCGAGTTTGACCAAAAGTTAAAAGAATTGGAAAAACTAGAGCAGGCTTATCCTCAATATAAAGACCAAAACTCTCCCACTTCGATAGTTGGCGGTGGCATTACCAAAGAATTTGAAACCATAAAACACGACACGCCCATGCTCTCGTTGGGCAACACCTATAGCCAGCAGGAATTGATTGATTTCGACAATCGTATTAAAAAACTTATTGGTGATGATTTTGAATACACCTGTGAGCTAAAATTTGACGGATTTGCCATTGGTTTAAAATACATTGACGGAAAACTTGCACGTGCTTTAACCCGTGGTGATGGTGTGCAGGGAGATGACGTGACAACCAATGTAAAAACCATACGAAGCATCCCGCATCACTTGTCGGGCAATTTTCCGGCAGAGGTAGAGGTGCGAGGCGAAATATTTATGCACCGAAAAGCCTTTGAAAAAATGAATACCGAACGCGAAGCAGCCGGAGAAAAACCCTTTGCCAACCCAAGAAACAGTGCCGCAGGAACCATAAAGATGCAGGAGCAAAACGAAGTGGCAAAACGCCCGCTCGATGCCTTCTTGTACCATGTTTTGGGCGATGAAAAAGAATTTACCACCCACCACGGGTCGCTGCTAAAGGCCAAAAGTTGGGGACTGCCCGTGAGCGATGAAATGCGAATTGCCAAAAACATGGAAGAGGTGTGGAAATACATTGAACAATGGGATAAAAAACGTAAAGAACTCAGCTTTGACATAGACGGAATTGTGGTGAAAGTAAATGATTTTGCTCTGCAACGCGAGCTTGGTTTTACAGCCAAATCGCCTCGATGGGCCATTGCCTACAAATTTGAAACCGAGCGTGCAAGCACTCGTTTGTTGAGCATTAGCTATCAGGTAGGAAGAACCGGAGCTATAACCCCTGTGGCTAATTTAGAACCTGTTTTGTTGCTTGGCACCACTGTAAAACGGGCAAGTTTGCACAACGCCGATATCATTTCGGAGTTGGATGTGCGTGTTGGTGATATGGTTTATGTAGAAAAAGGTGGCGAAATTATTCCCAAAATTGTGGGAATTGACGAAAACCAACGCCCCTCAAATGCCGAAAAAACCATTTTTATTCATCAGTGTCCTGAGTGCCAAACCGAATTGATACGAAAAGAAGGTGAAGCCGCCCACTATTGTCCCAACGACAACGGTTGCCCTCCGCAAATAAAAGGCCGAATAGAGCATTTTATCAGTCGTAAAGCATTAAACATTGATAGCCTTGGAGAAGGCAAAATTGGCATTTTGTATGACAGCAATTTGGTGAAAAATGCCGCCGATTTGTATCAACTTTGTTTCGACCAACTCGAAGGTTTGAGCAAAACCATTATTAACGAAGAAACCGGAGATGAACGATTAATAAGTTTTAGAGAAAAAACGGCACAGAAAATTTTGGACGGTATCGAGCAATCGAAAAACATTCCTTTTAGCCAAGTTTTGTATGGCCTCGGAATTCGGTTTGTTGGAGCTACGGTAGCCAAAAAATTGGCAAATCATTTTAAAACCATACACAACCTAAGGGCGGCCACTTTTGAGCAACTTATTGCGGTGGATGAAATTGGCGACAAAATAGCTGAAAGTGTGTTGGATTATTTTTCGAACGAAACAAACAATGGCATAGTTGACCAACTCATTGCAGCTGGTTTACAAATGGAAGAAGCCGAGGCTGCCGCCCCAACAAGCAATGCACTTGGCGGTGCAAAAATTGTGGTAAGCGGTGTTTTCTCCCATTTTAGCCGAGACGAAATTAAAAATGAAGTAGAAAAGCATGGTGGAATCAATGTAAGTTCTATATCGGCCAAAACCGACTATGTGCTTGCTGGGGAAAACATGGGGCCGGCCAAGTTGGAAAAAGCTCAAAAGCTGGGGGTTAAAATAATTTCGGAAGAGGAATTTTTGGAAATGATAAAATAG
- the radA gene encoding DNA repair protein RadA, whose amino-acid sequence MAKAKTIFFCQNCGAQSAKWVGNCPSCKQWNTYVEEVVEKSVSDNVPAWVETDTQKNQKAEPKLITTLKGGNEQRFSTLDEELNRVLGGGVVLGSLVLLGGEPGIGKSTLMLQAALHLNRKVLYVSGEESENQLKMRADRIGIKNTECYILSATEIQDIFKQIKKLKPELLIVDSIQTLFSRTIESTPGSISQIRECTGQLLRFAKESNTPVMLIGHITKDGQIAGPKVLEHMVDTVLQFEGDRHHVYRILRAIKNRFGSASEMGIYEMLGDGLKEVSNPSEVLISNRDGLLSGISVASAIEGVRPLMIETQALVSTAVYGTPQRNSNGYDLKRLNMLLAVLEKRCGFKLGIQDVFVNIAGGLKLDDPGVDLSIAAAILSSFENLPVPRFTTFVGEIGLSGEVRPARRMEQRIAEAEKLGFQEMILCTSSIKSLKPKSIKLIGVNNIMEAAEVLFG is encoded by the coding sequence ATGGCAAAAGCAAAAACAATTTTTTTCTGTCAAAATTGTGGGGCACAGTCCGCAAAATGGGTTGGAAACTGCCCGAGTTGCAAGCAATGGAATACGTATGTGGAGGAAGTGGTTGAAAAATCGGTATCCGACAATGTTCCGGCTTGGGTAGAAACCGACACCCAAAAAAATCAAAAGGCCGAACCCAAATTGATAACTACCTTAAAAGGTGGAAATGAGCAACGATTCTCCACATTGGATGAAGAATTGAATCGTGTGCTTGGCGGCGGTGTGGTTTTAGGAAGTTTGGTGCTGCTCGGTGGAGAACCGGGCATAGGCAAATCAACGCTTATGCTGCAAGCCGCGTTGCACTTGAATAGAAAGGTGTTGTATGTGAGCGGCGAGGAAAGTGAAAATCAACTAAAAATGCGAGCAGACCGAATTGGGATAAAAAATACGGAGTGCTACATTTTGTCGGCCACCGAAATACAGGATATTTTCAAACAAATAAAAAAACTAAAGCCTGAGTTGCTCATTGTCGATTCTATTCAAACACTTTTTAGCAGAACCATTGAAAGCACTCCGGGCAGCATTTCGCAAATAAGAGAATGCACAGGACAGCTACTGCGTTTTGCCAAAGAGAGCAACACGCCTGTTATGCTTATTGGTCATATAACCAAAGATGGGCAGATAGCCGGACCCAAAGTTTTGGAACACATGGTGGACACCGTTTTGCAGTTTGAAGGCGACCGACACCATGTTTACCGAATTTTAAGGGCGATAAAAAATCGTTTTGGTTCGGCCAGCGAAATGGGAATATATGAAATGCTTGGTGATGGGTTAAAAGAAGTATCCAACCCATCAGAGGTATTGATTTCAAATAGAGACGGATTGCTTTCGGGCATTTCGGTGGCTTCTGCCATAGAAGGTGTGCGGCCACTAATGATAGAGACTCAGGCATTGGTTAGCACCGCTGTATATGGCACTCCGCAGAGAAATAGTAATGGTTATGACCTAAAAAGGTTAAACATGCTGTTGGCTGTTTTAGAAAAACGTTGTGGATTTAAGTTGGGCATTCAGGATGTTTTTGTAAACATTGCGGGAGGTCTAAAATTAGATGACCCCGGGGTTGATTTAAGCATTGCCGCAGCCATTCTTTCTTCATTTGAAAATTTACCTGTTCCACGTTTTACAACATTTGTTGGCGAAATTGGGCTCTCGGGTGAGGTGCGGCCTGCAAGAAGAATGGAACAACGCATTGCTGAAGCCGAAAAACTCGGTTTTCAGGAAATGATTTTGTGTACTTCAAGCATAAAATCGCTCAAACCAAAAAGCATAAAACTGATTGGGGTAAACAATATTATGGAAGCTGCCGAAGTTTTATTCGGCTAA
- a CDS encoding molybdenum cofactor biosynthesis protein MoaE, with the protein MKNLIKISDEALYINECLALIESPSTGGLNFFVGTVRNKTQNRSVKQLLFECYKPMAIKELQKISTEARQQFKIQNIVIHHRVGLLEVGDIAVIIGVSAAHRDAAFQACRYAIDTLKETVPIWKKEIFTDGEVWVSAHP; encoded by the coding sequence TTGAAAAATTTAATAAAAATATCGGATGAAGCCCTTTACATCAATGAATGTCTTGCATTGATAGAATCTCCATCTACTGGAGGTTTAAATTTTTTTGTTGGCACTGTTCGAAATAAAACCCAAAACCGTTCTGTAAAGCAATTACTATTTGAGTGTTATAAACCCATGGCCATTAAAGAACTTCAGAAAATTTCGACAGAGGCACGACAGCAATTCAAAATACAAAACATAGTCATTCACCACCGTGTGGGTTTGTTAGAAGTTGGAGATATTGCCGTAATTATAGGTGTTTCGGCTGCTCATCGAGATGCCGCCTTTCAAGCATGCCGCTATGCCATTGACACTTTAAAAGAAACCGTACCTATCTGGAAAAAAGAAATTTTTACTGATGGCGAGGTTTGGGTTTCTGCTCATCCTTGA